A single Actinomycetota bacterium DNA region contains:
- a CDS encoding tetratricopeptide repeat protein translates to MGGYSSWCDRIIKWGLILLVFLLPLTFSPFNLLRYDLPKVTFVRVLSLIFLGVLLIKIILGKMKLARSPLDIPFLAFLLIAGISTLLSKNIYVSLLGECRRNQGFFTLISYAFLYYLSFNFFCEKRDFRRFLIALFASCSVISIIGILQYLGITFGEWNLYYIADPARSSSTLGNPIYLGGYLVLVIPVAMIIVLCTEEFWNFGRLVWLKNLALMNVLLAIPCLVFTFCRAAWLAFAMSIIFLVIAFRRHLWQKKFFCLVLLLFLIAEVITLYAFHGSFVASGKDYALGERLASLAQFERGTAASRILMWQSSLKIIADNPLMGTGSDTFWLVFPSYLPPHYEVVVRENARPGSPHNDLLEVATGMGVLGLITYLWLLIVFFRVGVSLFKALDRRWHPLSIGLLAGIIGYLIQIQFSFHVIGVAPIFWMIIGLAMTVTRLSGFVHTKELKLDFGGKRWGFAARLIISLLTIVFTFYLLKMAIIPFVADLHARRALDHLQFGLYDDAIGEAKLAVRLYPLEEEYLFLLGKIYEFKSDAQGDSRWYKEAISTYIEALRFNPRERNGYARLGDAYLKVAEKGDLKMADKAIETYKKLIKLEPNYSQSHYNLGVAYYLKGELDEAIAQWQRTVELKPDELDAYLLMGKAYHEKGAVKGAICAYKKALELDPFNMEVHKALRQLKE, encoded by the coding sequence GTTTTACTGATAAAAATAATCCTCGGTAAAATGAAGCTCGCCAGAAGCCCTTTAGATATTCCCTTTTTAGCATTTCTTCTAATAGCTGGGATTTCAACCCTCCTTTCGAAGAACATCTACGTTAGTTTGCTCGGTGAATGTCGAAGGAATCAAGGATTCTTTACCCTCATTTCCTACGCTTTCCTCTATTATCTCTCTTTTAACTTTTTCTGTGAGAAACGAGATTTTCGGCGGTTTCTGATAGCCCTTTTTGCTTCTTGCTCGGTAATATCGATAATTGGAATATTGCAATATTTGGGCATTACATTTGGTGAATGGAATCTCTATTACATTGCCGATCCCGCCCGAAGCTCCTCCACTCTGGGCAATCCCATCTATCTTGGGGGTTATCTGGTTCTCGTCATACCCGTTGCCATGATTATCGTTCTGTGCACTGAGGAATTTTGGAATTTTGGGAGATTAGTATGGTTAAAGAATTTGGCTTTAATGAATGTCCTTTTAGCCATACCCTGTCTGGTGTTTACCTTTTGCAGAGCCGCCTGGCTCGCCTTTGCGATGTCGATCATCTTTCTGGTCATCGCTTTTAGGCGACACTTGTGGCAGAAGAAATTTTTCTGCTTAGTGCTTTTACTCTTTTTGATCGCGGAAGTCATCACCCTGTATGCATTTCACGGTAGTTTCGTGGCTTCGGGTAAAGATTATGCCCTAGGTGAGAGGCTGGCTTCCTTGGCACAATTTGAAAGGGGCACCGCTGCGAGCAGAATACTCATGTGGCAAAGTAGCCTGAAGATCATCGCTGACAATCCTCTGATGGGAACGGGATCCGATACTTTTTGGCTTGTTTTCCCCTCCTATCTTCCACCTCATTACGAAGTGGTGGTGCGGGAAAATGCCCGACCGGGCTCTCCCCACAATGATCTCCTGGAGGTAGCCACGGGAATGGGAGTACTTGGGCTGATCACATATCTGTGGCTGCTGATCGTATTTTTCAGAGTGGGTGTTTCACTATTTAAGGCGCTTGATAGAAGGTGGCATCCACTCTCAATAGGTTTGTTGGCGGGAATTATCGGTTATCTAATTCAGATCCAATTCAGCTTTCACGTAATCGGCGTAGCCCCCATTTTTTGGATGATCATTGGGCTCGCTATGACCGTGACCAGGCTTTCAGGCTTTGTCCATACGAAGGAGTTAAAACTGGATTTTGGTGGAAAGAGGTGGGGATTTGCTGCGCGATTGATAATCTCTTTGCTCACCATTGTATTCACCTTCTACTTGTTAAAGATGGCGATTATTCCCTTCGTTGCCGATCTCCATGCTCGCAGGGCTTTGGATCATCTACAATTCGGTCTTTACGATGATGCCATTGGCGAAGCTAAATTGGCGGTAAGGCTTTATCCCCTTGAAGAGGAGTATCTATTTCTGTTGGGAAAAATTTATGAGTTTAAAAGCGATGCTCAAGGTGATTCCCGGTGGTATAAAGAGGCTATATCAACGTATATTGAGGCTTTGAGATTTAATCCTCGTGAGCGGAATGGCTACGCACGTCTTGGCGATGCTTACCTTAAAGTTGCTGAAAAGGGGGATTTGAAAATGGCGGATAAAGCAATTGAAACCTACAAAAAACTGATCAAATTGGAGCCTAATTATTCTCAATCTCATTACAACTTGGGAGTGGCGTATTATCTAAAAGGGGAGCTAGATGAAGCCATTGCCCAGTGGCAAAGGACGGTGGAGTTAAAACCGGATGAACTGGATGCCTATCTTCTCATGGGGAAGGCTTATCACGAAAAGGGAGCGGTAAAGGGAGCGATTTGTGCTTATAAAAAGGCATTGGAGTTGGATCCATTCAATATGGAAGTTCATAAAGCCCTCAGGCAATTGAAGGAGTAG